The Candidatus Deferrimicrobiaceae bacterium genome includes a region encoding these proteins:
- a CDS encoding DUF5666 domain-containing protein encodes MTIYPATRRTTSGSRILCAILAAAITALLAGCGGGGSTAATSPATTAVSRGAIASVGAGNIIVAGVTIDTTQATVTMADNTDAPVLKPGMVVTVKGTFDDNTHARANSVEFADTLKGPVSNIDRAANTLTILGQAVRFDPARTVFDDFPGPGTSGIALGQMVQVSGFADNAGVITATRIERHLPDWTPASIVELKGTVGSVVDNTFTIGNLTVDFTGITLPAGIIAGSFVKIEGRIPSLASTMIRATRVEMFAEEPPEAEGKHVEIEGIVSGLAGNRFLVGTTPVNAGTLSLAGVANGARVEVEGTLVAGILVATQISLEGAAPPPTTAPAAPTGAMATGGFRQVTVAWNAVAGATSYNLYWSTTTGVTPTTGTKITNVTSPYTQMGLADSTTYFYVVTAVNAVGESLASAQTSAMTTSALMIPPAPIGVSAVGGARQVTISWAPVTGAVSYRIFWATIPGVTPATGTQIPNITASTYVQLGLADNTTYFYVVTAVNAAGQSIPSAQVSATTSPAPATAPAAPVGVVAAGGTRQVTVSWAPVANATTYRIYWSTTTGVLTTTGTLIDNVTSPYTQTGLLDGTTYFYIVTAVNAVGESPASGQVSATTAPAAPTAPPAPGGLNAVGGTNMTNVSWTAVTGATSYNLYWATTTGVTPTTGTAILGVTSPYRHINLAAATSYFYVVTAVNGVGESLPSAQASATTSALDGLALYGNCAATSCHGAFATSGLRSPPRTAAQIQSAINGNVGGMGFLSTLTAAQIQAIADVLTF; translated from the coding sequence ATGACAATTTATCCGGCAACCCGTAGAACGACTTCCGGGTCGCGCATCCTTTGCGCGATCCTGGCCGCGGCAATCACGGCCCTGCTGGCCGGTTGCGGCGGAGGCGGCAGCACCGCCGCCACATCCCCCGCCACCACCGCAGTCAGTCGCGGCGCCATCGCCAGCGTGGGGGCCGGAAACATCATAGTCGCGGGCGTCACCATCGATACGACCCAGGCCACCGTCACCATGGCCGACAACACCGATGCCCCGGTGCTGAAACCCGGCATGGTGGTCACCGTCAAGGGAACCTTCGACGACAACACCCACGCGCGGGCGAACAGCGTCGAGTTCGCCGATACCCTCAAGGGGCCCGTCTCGAATATCGATCGCGCCGCAAACACCCTGACGATCCTGGGTCAGGCGGTGCGGTTCGATCCGGCCAGGACGGTTTTCGACGACTTCCCCGGTCCCGGCACCAGCGGAATCGCGCTTGGGCAGATGGTCCAGGTCAGCGGCTTCGCGGACAACGCGGGCGTCATCACGGCCACGCGCATCGAACGGCACCTTCCCGACTGGACACCGGCATCGATCGTCGAACTCAAGGGAACCGTCGGTTCCGTAGTGGACAATACGTTTACCATCGGCAACCTGACCGTCGACTTCACCGGGATCACGCTTCCGGCAGGCATCATCGCCGGCAGCTTCGTGAAGATCGAGGGACGGATTCCGTCGCTGGCAAGCACGATGATCCGGGCGACCCGCGTCGAGATGTTCGCCGAGGAACCGCCGGAAGCGGAAGGCAAGCACGTCGAAATCGAAGGAATCGTCAGCGGTCTGGCCGGGAACCGGTTCCTGGTCGGAACCACGCCGGTCAACGCCGGAACCCTTTCGCTGGCAGGCGTCGCCAACGGCGCCCGGGTCGAGGTCGAGGGAACGCTGGTCGCCGGCATCCTGGTGGCAACGCAGATTTCCCTGGAAGGCGCGGCGCCCCCGCCGACCACCGCCCCCGCCGCACCGACCGGCGCCATGGCCACGGGAGGCTTCCGGCAGGTGACGGTTGCCTGGAATGCCGTCGCCGGGGCAACTTCCTATAATCTTTACTGGTCCACGACGACAGGCGTCACGCCGACCACCGGCACGAAGATCACGAACGTGACCTCGCCCTACACCCAGATGGGGCTCGCGGACAGCACGACCTACTTTTACGTCGTCACCGCTGTCAACGCCGTGGGCGAAAGCCTGGCGTCGGCGCAGACCTCGGCCATGACCACCAGCGCCTTGATGATCCCCCCGGCCCCCATCGGCGTGTCGGCCGTCGGCGGCGCGCGGCAGGTGACGATCTCCTGGGCACCCGTCACCGGCGCCGTCTCGTACCGCATCTTCTGGGCGACGATCCCCGGAGTCACCCCGGCCACGGGGACCCAGATCCCCAATATCACCGCCTCGACCTATGTCCAATTGGGGCTGGCCGACAACACCACCTACTTCTACGTCGTCACCGCGGTCAACGCCGCCGGGCAGAGCATCCCGTCGGCCCAGGTTTCGGCGACGACTTCGCCCGCCCCCGCCACCGCTCCGGCCGCGCCCGTCGGGGTTGTCGCCGCCGGCGGCACCCGCCAGGTGACCGTTTCGTGGGCCCCGGTGGCCAACGCGACGACATACCGCATCTACTGGAGCACGACAACCGGCGTCCTGACGACGACGGGTACCCTGATCGACAACGTCACCTCCCCCTATACCCAGACGGGGCTCCTCGACGGCACGACCTATTTCTATATCGTCACGGCGGTCAACGCCGTCGGCGAGAGCCCGGCGTCCGGCCAGGTCTCTGCGACAACCGCGCCTGCGGCTCCCACCGCGCCCCCCGCTCCGGGCGGCCTTAACGCGGTCGGCGGCACCAACATGACGAACGTCTCCTGGACGGCTGTGACCGGCGCCACCTCGTACAACCTTTACTGGGCGACGACGACCGGCGTCACCCCGACGACGGGAACCGCGATCCTGGGAGTTACCAGCCCCTACCGGCACATCAACCTGGCAGCCGCCACGAGCTACTTCTATGTTGTCACCGCGGTCAACGGCGTCGGCGAGAGCCTTCCTTCCGCCCAGGCTTCGGCGACCACCTCTGCGCTCGACGGCCTGGCGCTGTACGGCAACTGCGCCGCCACCAGCTGTCATGGCGCGTTCGCGACCTCGGGGCTGAGATCGCCGCCCCGGACCGCGGCCCAGATCCAGTCGGCCATCAACGGAAACGTCGGCGGCATGGGATTCCTCTCCACGCTGACGGCCGCCCAGATCCAGGCGATCGCCGACGTCCTGACTTTCTAA